In Syntrophaceae bacterium, the sequence TCAGACTTCCTAAGCAGCTTAGGTTACAAAGTTGTATGTGCAACAAATGGCGAGGAAGGTTTGACGGAATATAGAGAAGATCACTTCGATGTCGTCATATCAGATCTCATGATGAGCCCAATGAACGGGCTGGAATTACTGAATCAGATCAAAATCATCAATCCGACGGCAATTTTCATTATGATCACGGGTTATCCGTCCATCGATACGGCCATGGACGCGATCAAGAAAGGTGCCAACGATTATATCATTAAGCCCTTTAACCTTGATGAGATCAAGATGAAGGTTGAACGGGCGATTTTAGAACGTTCCCTCAAAGGAAGGCTGAAAAACGTTCAGGGGATTGTCTGGTGTCTTTTGATTTCAATTCCCGTTTGGCTCATCCTCGGAATTGTCTTGGCTAGATTG encodes:
- a CDS encoding response regulator, translated to MAFQKKRTTRVLVVDDEESMREILSDFLSSLGYKVVCATNGEEGLTEYREDHFDVVISDLMMSPMNGLELLNQIKIINPTAIFIMITGYPSIDTAMDAIKKGANDYIIKPFNLDEIKMKVERAILERSLKGRLKNVQGIVWCLLISIPVWLILGIVLARLLK